A region of the Thalassoroseus pseudoceratinae genome:
CGGGCCCGTCGCCATTACGTAGTCGATTCGATGTTTGGGATCGTCGGCCTTAATTGTCAGCCCTTGGCCTTGACCCGCTTCCGCAAAGGTGTCAATCCAACCGGCCTCAATCCAAAGATCGTATTCCTCGGAATCGGGATTGTGGTTGAGATCACCGATCAGCAGCATCGAACGGCCGGAGTCGAGGTCCTCTTTCATTGCTCCCAACATGGCCCGAATCTCTTTCAGTCGGACCGTCGGATCGGCAACCGGAAACAGGTGAGCCGAATGAACAATCAACGGTTCGCCGCTGGGTAACTTGACCGTGCCTCGACCCCAGTGCCGTGTGAACAGATCTTTCGGTCGCTCGTAACTGAGGGGCACATTTTCGGAGTCGGTGATTTCGTGCTTGCTGAGCAGCGTTCCCGGCCAATTGCCGCCGCTCGGGAAACGAACATGGTTCATGCCAAGATGCTTGGCAACTTCCTTCGCAACCGCTTCACTCGGCGACTCTGAGAAGTTGACGATATCCGGTTCATACAATGCCAACTCCATCGCCAGACGCTCGGCCATCTGTCCCTTCGCGACCGCCTTCTTCGCCAACGGCCGCTCGGCGGGCCAACCTTTGCAAGCGTAGACATTGTAAGCGATCACTCGCAGCG
Encoded here:
- a CDS encoding endonuclease/exonuclease/phosphatase family protein; this translates as MKFSRRQFCTALGAAGISAFTLPSIAEDKKHPPLRVIAYNVYACKGWPAERPLAKKAVAKGQMAERLAMELALYEPDIVNFSESPSEAVAKEVAKHLGMNHVRFPSGGNWPGTLLSKHEITDSENVPLSYERPKDLFTRHWGRGTVKLPSGEPLIVHSAHLFPVADPTVRLKEIRAMLGAMKEDLDSGRSMLLIGDLNHNPDSEEYDLWIEAGWIDTFAEAGQGQGLTIKADDPKHRIDYVMATGPIAKQITESRPLFEGAFRVNVADAESFALSDHLPQLAVFDQLEGHR